A window from Opitutia bacterium ISCC 52 encodes these proteins:
- a CDS encoding PepSY domain-containing protein, whose protein sequence is MDPTNKHLTTEGSQKNRSIWFHLHFWIGWIAAIPIALICLTGGILIFEQEIFQLEQKELFQLEVTEDPLSVAEVIDAYRTADPPLRVNHLGIPRSPEHAYSAYTSGGRVFLNPYTGELIRLNDGFSISHLMIDIHRHLAAGKIGQQLAAISSLILALTCIIGLVLWWPLRGRTFVRAWKRGQALDWHNALGLVALVPLIIMGITGLTFT, encoded by the coding sequence ATGGACCCCACGAATAAGCATCTCACCACGGAAGGATCCCAAAAGAATCGTTCCATCTGGTTTCATCTGCATTTCTGGATTGGATGGATTGCTGCTATCCCTATTGCGCTCATTTGTTTAACTGGAGGCATCTTAATTTTTGAACAGGAAATTTTCCAGTTGGAACAAAAAGAATTGTTCCAACTGGAAGTTACTGAAGATCCGCTCTCGGTTGCGGAAGTTATAGATGCCTATCGAACAGCTGATCCTCCGTTGCGGGTCAACCACCTAGGGATTCCCAGATCTCCAGAACATGCTTATAGTGCCTATACCTCAGGTGGACGTGTGTTCTTGAACCCTTACACAGGAGAACTCATCCGCTTAAATGATGGGTTTTCGATCAGTCATCTAATGATTGATATTCACAGACATTTGGCCGCAGGAAAAATCGGTCAGCAATTAGCAGCGATCAGCTCCTTAATCCTCGCCTTAACCTGTATAATTGGCCTGGTCCTTTGGTGGCCACTACGAGGACGCACGTTCGTCCGTGCCTGGAAACGAGGCCAGGCCCTCGACTGGCACAATGCCTTGGGATTAGTCGCACTGGTTCCGCTCATCATCATGGGGATAACGGGCCTCACTTTTACCTAG
- a CDS encoding Gfo/Idh/MocA family oxidoreductase gives MQQILSRRQFTKTAAASMAAPFILPNLGIGASHAAQKPNLAWVGLGGQGIGNLRNFIGACNIVGLCDVDLRNDPSRTPIHIDGKPVNFIDGCKQLYPGAKIYQDFRKMFIEMGDKIDAVGIATHDSSHFAAAHLAMSMGKHVFIQKPLAHSVTELRTLQQLTNQNNLITQMGNQGHSFEGARLIKEWYQAGLIGDVEEVICWTNRPEKGFGFKGLTSKSFPPKVKVPKDIDWDAWKGPVEKEVGYSDDLHPFTWRAWWDFGCGGLGDIGCHTIDTPYWALDLGYPTRIDVDVERVDPLVTPNGSIVSYEFPKRGSQPPVRLRWFEGPTVPIKPQLLGEKKMPVDGMIMIGNKGAIYHPGMRPNSPQLLPDSMWQEYRKNPSKRVPKTIPRVDGIFADWVNGLNTGEQPCSNFNYAAPLTEVIVLGTMAIRTGQSVVWDPMKMKITNDNSEAAKLVDVKARKGWRAQDLTAKTAGKFVKS, from the coding sequence ATGCAACAGATCCTAAGTCGCAGACAATTTACTAAAACCGCAGCCGCATCCATGGCGGCCCCATTCATTTTGCCAAATCTCGGAATCGGTGCTTCCCATGCAGCCCAAAAGCCCAACCTGGCCTGGGTCGGACTCGGAGGACAAGGCATCGGTAATCTTCGAAACTTTATTGGTGCCTGCAATATCGTAGGGCTCTGCGATGTGGATCTTCGCAATGACCCTAGCCGCACTCCTATACATATCGATGGCAAACCGGTGAATTTCATCGATGGATGCAAACAACTTTATCCAGGTGCAAAAATTTATCAGGACTTCCGCAAGATGTTCATTGAGATGGGTGACAAAATCGATGCGGTGGGTATCGCCACTCACGACAGCTCTCACTTTGCCGCCGCTCACCTGGCCATGTCGATGGGCAAGCATGTATTTATTCAAAAGCCACTTGCTCATTCGGTGACGGAATTGCGCACGCTACAACAACTGACCAATCAGAATAACCTGATTACCCAAATGGGTAATCAAGGCCACTCCTTCGAAGGAGCCCGCCTGATTAAGGAATGGTATCAAGCCGGACTGATTGGTGATGTAGAAGAAGTCATTTGTTGGACCAATCGTCCGGAAAAAGGTTTTGGCTTTAAGGGACTCACTTCAAAGAGCTTTCCTCCCAAAGTGAAAGTCCCCAAGGACATCGACTGGGACGCCTGGAAAGGACCCGTTGAAAAAGAAGTAGGCTATAGCGACGACCTGCATCCTTTCACCTGGCGTGCCTGGTGGGACTTCGGTTGCGGTGGCCTAGGCGACATTGGCTGCCACACGATTGATACACCTTACTGGGCACTGGATTTAGGCTACCCAACTCGGATTGATGTCGATGTGGAGCGAGTCGATCCACTGGTAACTCCTAACGGCTCCATCGTTTCATACGAATTCCCCAAACGCGGTAGTCAGCCTCCAGTAAGACTTCGCTGGTTCGAAGGCCCTACGGTACCTATCAAGCCTCAGTTACTCGGCGAAAAGAAGATGCCGGTGGATGGCATGATCATGATCGGAAACAAAGGAGCCATCTACCATCCTGGAATGCGCCCCAACAGCCCGCAACTTCTCCCCGACTCCATGTGGCAGGAATACCGGAAGAATCCGAGTAAGCGGGTTCCCAAAACCATTCCGCGTGTGGATGGAATTTTTGCAGATTGGGTGAATGGCCTAAACACGGGTGAACAACCGTGTTCAAATTTCAACTACGCGGCACCATTGACCGAAGTTATTGTTCTGGGAACGATGGCGATTCGCACCGGCCAGTCAGTTGTTTGGGATCCGATGAAAATGAAGATCACCAATGACAATTCTGAAGCCGCTAAGTTGGTCGATGTAAAAGCTCGCAAAGGATGGCGAGCACAGGATTTGACTGCAAAGACAGCTGGGAAATTTGTGAAATCATAA
- a CDS encoding CIA30 family protein, translating to MMNLLTASRNDKPFTASVSGIAGWRLDMAFVLALLAIFNPLSYMVAADTIASFEDPRFIEDWAVVNDTVMGGVSRSRIDQTDTGNLLFTGELSLRNNGGFVSIRSRPSRLSLQNAGGIALCVRGDGRTYYLDLRAGDQMRGGSFRAPFTTLRNEWTDVFIPLSDFYAQSFGRVLRSVLLDPSSISSIGFTLSDKTPGAFRLEVESVKHADAGSLDVSQLQEFNPSDQPRVLIELAIAKGVPLFNDGNEAACAAVYEIACTALLTMPGVSDASINRLRRALNEISGISSQAQKAWVLRYALDDTYQSLAISEVN from the coding sequence ATGATGAATCTATTAACTGCAAGCCGAAACGATAAGCCTTTTACCGCGAGCGTCAGTGGCATTGCTGGTTGGCGACTCGATATGGCGTTTGTGCTCGCTCTCTTAGCCATCTTTAATCCGCTTTCATATATGGTTGCTGCTGACACGATTGCTTCCTTTGAAGACCCCAGGTTTATTGAAGACTGGGCCGTAGTGAATGATACGGTAATGGGCGGTGTCTCCCGGAGTCGTATCGATCAAACAGATACGGGGAATCTACTTTTTACAGGCGAGCTGTCTCTGCGAAACAATGGCGGCTTCGTATCAATACGCAGTCGCCCCAGCCGGCTTTCTCTACAAAACGCGGGTGGCATTGCACTCTGTGTGCGAGGAGACGGACGTACTTACTATCTTGATCTAAGGGCGGGCGACCAAATGCGAGGAGGCTCCTTTCGGGCCCCCTTTACCACGCTCAGGAATGAATGGACCGACGTATTTATTCCGCTCTCTGATTTCTATGCGCAATCCTTTGGTCGCGTGTTGCGCAGCGTCTTGCTTGATCCAAGCTCGATTAGTTCCATCGGATTTACTCTTTCGGATAAGACGCCGGGGGCTTTTCGCTTGGAGGTTGAATCGGTCAAACACGCTGATGCCGGATCGTTAGATGTCTCTCAGTTGCAAGAATTTAATCCATCTGATCAACCACGAGTCCTCATCGAACTCGCCATCGCTAAAGGTGTGCCGCTGTTTAACGATGGCAATGAAGCGGCCTGTGCGGCTGTGTACGAAATTGCCTGTACGGCCCTCCTTACTATGCCCGGGGTTTCTGATGCGTCCATCAATCGACTGCGTCGGGCGCTTAATGAAATATCGGGAATTTCCTCTCAGGCACAAAAAGCATGGGTCCTACGCTACGCCCTCGACGATACCTATCAAAGCTTGGCGATCAGCGAAGTGAATTGA
- a CDS encoding CehA/McbA family metallohydrolase: MTTQNSFFAILVLLILQGCADQDTWYRGNTHAHTELCGHADSTPEHVTKTYHDLGYHFLILSEHNKFIDPATVAMPANKRKDFILIPGQEITGERVHTTAMNIDGLVAWKDEGVSVSEVIENHIQRTEAAGGTAILNHPHGGSNLKAPDILPAKNVHMMEVYNASTRRNNIYKRKGMGYPRTAEPLWDELLTKGMHIYGVGSDDAHILQTIGPNQSNPGLGWVMVRAKDLTPDAITEAMRSGDFYASNGVYLKTYEKTPDSYTIEVDEEKTQIMLANLPAWSGLKTDNGTEGYRIDFFGPNRQVLQTEHGTQSSYQIDWKQAYVRARVTLTQKNADDGYEEHYAWGQPVFIRSFSMPVETAN; this comes from the coding sequence ATGACTACCCAAAACTCCTTTTTCGCCATCCTAGTCCTGCTCATTCTACAAGGGTGTGCAGATCAGGACACCTGGTACCGCGGCAACACCCATGCGCACACTGAGCTTTGTGGTCATGCAGACTCTACTCCAGAGCATGTCACGAAAACCTATCACGATTTAGGTTATCATTTCCTCATCTTAAGCGAGCACAACAAGTTCATTGATCCAGCCACGGTGGCAATGCCGGCAAATAAACGGAAAGACTTCATTCTTATTCCCGGACAGGAAATCACAGGTGAACGTGTCCATACGACGGCCATGAATATCGACGGACTGGTCGCTTGGAAAGATGAAGGAGTGTCAGTCTCGGAAGTTATTGAAAATCACATCCAACGAACCGAAGCTGCCGGAGGAACCGCCATTCTCAATCACCCACATGGAGGATCCAACCTCAAGGCACCTGACATTCTACCAGCGAAGAATGTCCATATGATGGAGGTATACAATGCCAGCACCCGGCGGAACAACATCTACAAACGAAAAGGCATGGGCTACCCCCGGACTGCGGAACCGCTGTGGGATGAGCTACTTACTAAAGGTATGCATATCTATGGCGTGGGATCTGACGATGCACACATCCTTCAAACCATTGGTCCCAATCAATCCAATCCAGGATTAGGCTGGGTTATGGTGCGCGCTAAGGACCTGACTCCAGATGCCATCACCGAAGCAATGCGCTCGGGGGATTTCTATGCCAGCAATGGAGTCTATCTAAAAACCTATGAGAAAACCCCCGACTCTTATACGATCGAGGTCGATGAGGAGAAGACGCAAATCATGCTCGCGAATCTACCCGCCTGGAGTGGTCTAAAAACGGACAATGGAACGGAAGGCTACCGCATTGATTTCTTCGGACCCAATCGCCAGGTATTGCAGACGGAACACGGAACCCAGAGCAGCTATCAGATCGATTGGAAACAAGCTTATGTTCGCGCCCGCGTCACCTTGACTCAAAAGAACGCCGATGATGGCTATGAAGAACACTACGCCTGGGGCCAACCCGTGTTTATCCGTTCGTTCAGCATGCCAGTAGAGACCGCCAATTAA
- a CDS encoding carbon-nitrogen family hydrolase has product MHIFACQFDILWENRPGNLDKVRALLSEHTIPEGSLIVLPEMFASGFSMNVDRVKENEPSDAETFMANLAAHYKSCVIGGLVFKHESGKGLNCLSVFGPDGNKIGGYQKNHCFSYSGETDHYISGEEIFTFEWQGFTICPTICYDLRFPELYRRGVKAGANLFTVIASWPSTRTHHWDTLLQARAIENQAIVVGNNRVGADPKFQYIGHSQIIDHQGEILEINEGDETCVSAEVSIDSLQAWRDDFRALDDMKT; this is encoded by the coding sequence ATGCACATCTTTGCCTGCCAATTTGACATCCTCTGGGAAAACCGTCCGGGAAACCTGGACAAGGTTCGCGCGCTTCTATCTGAACACACGATTCCAGAAGGTTCATTGATTGTCCTACCTGAAATGTTCGCCAGTGGATTCAGCATGAATGTGGACCGGGTGAAGGAAAACGAACCTTCAGATGCAGAAACTTTCATGGCCAATCTGGCTGCCCATTACAAAAGCTGTGTTATCGGCGGACTAGTATTCAAACACGAATCTGGGAAAGGCCTGAATTGCCTATCCGTGTTCGGACCTGATGGAAACAAGATCGGCGGCTATCAAAAAAACCACTGCTTCAGTTACTCTGGAGAAACGGATCATTATATTTCCGGCGAGGAGATCTTCACCTTCGAGTGGCAGGGATTTACCATCTGCCCCACCATCTGTTACGACCTGCGCTTCCCCGAGCTCTACCGCCGTGGAGTCAAAGCAGGAGCCAACCTCTTCACCGTCATCGCCAGCTGGCCATCCACGCGCACCCATCATTGGGATACTCTACTCCAAGCAAGAGCCATTGAAAACCAGGCGATTGTGGTGGGGAACAATCGCGTCGGAGCTGACCCCAAGTTTCAATATATCGGCCACAGTCAAATCATTGACCACCAGGGAGAAATTCTTGAAATAAATGAAGGCGATGAAACCTGCGTTTCAGCCGAAGTATCCATCGATTCCCTACAAGCCTGGCGAGATGACTTCCGCGCGTTGGATGATATGAAGACTTAA
- a CDS encoding PIG-L family deacetylase: MIYPKTLRFVLLVGLTFSVGLFAQSDKPLRVICFGAHPDDPELRMAGVSALWGDKAEVKFVSLTNGDIGHWREAGGPLAIRRTHEVSKVAEAVGASSEVLDIHDGELMPTLENRKTIIRLIREWDADIVLSHRPNDYHPDHRYTAVLVQDAAFMVAVPFIVPNVKPLDKNPIFLYYTDRFQKPNPSTADVVVNLDPVIDQTVDALSIMESQFLEGGALGSEENLWDSEAEKQEKVKEMKSNFKRRYSRVANKWRSELVERFGEKKGKAIKHAIAFELCEYGRQASREELAKLFP, translated from the coding sequence ATGATCTACCCTAAAACTCTTCGTTTCGTTCTTCTTGTTGGTTTAACGTTTTCAGTCGGACTCTTTGCCCAATCGGACAAACCACTCCGTGTCATCTGTTTCGGTGCTCACCCGGATGATCCTGAACTCCGCATGGCGGGTGTCTCCGCTCTCTGGGGAGACAAGGCCGAGGTCAAATTTGTATCTTTGACTAATGGTGATATCGGACACTGGAGAGAAGCAGGTGGTCCTTTGGCTATTCGACGCACCCACGAAGTAAGCAAGGTCGCTGAGGCCGTAGGAGCATCGTCCGAGGTGCTTGACATTCATGATGGCGAGCTGATGCCGACTTTGGAAAATCGCAAAACCATCATTCGCCTGATCCGTGAGTGGGATGCCGATATTGTTTTGAGTCACCGCCCCAACGACTATCACCCAGACCACCGGTATACGGCGGTGCTCGTGCAGGATGCCGCTTTCATGGTTGCCGTTCCATTTATCGTGCCGAATGTGAAACCGCTCGATAAGAACCCGATTTTTCTCTACTACACAGATCGCTTTCAGAAACCGAATCCGTCAACGGCAGATGTCGTGGTGAATCTGGATCCGGTCATCGATCAGACCGTAGATGCCTTGTCTATTATGGAGTCGCAGTTTCTTGAAGGAGGGGCCTTGGGTTCGGAAGAAAATCTGTGGGACTCCGAAGCTGAAAAGCAGGAGAAGGTCAAGGAGATGAAATCCAATTTCAAGAGACGCTATTCTCGCGTAGCGAATAAATGGCGTAGTGAACTCGTCGAACGCTTCGGTGAGAAGAAAGGCAAAGCCATCAAGCACGCCATCGCCTTTGAACTCTGCGAATATGGGCGTCAGGCCAGCCGGGAGGAATTGGCCAAATTATTTCCTTAA
- a CDS encoding DUF2062 domain-containing protein has product MYAAASLGAFIGFTPGLDHSPGLILFWSFLLLILNANLFLAGLIGLLSKLIYLLTLPVAFSLGRFLIEGPTQGLFSSLYNGPVTAYFGLDYYVVPGGQLLGLFVGIAFGYLFSRGLKGYRNKMAKRESEREGPSQKKAWVKTMEFIFVGKKSKKSYDDFLARKVGYPIRVLGLIIVVVFGCILYGATILFSDAVIASMARDGLSNANGATVDLESVNLNLDEGKLELLGIAFADPNNLETDIMRAKRIVADVSAADILRKRFSMDKLVVDTATSGESRSSPGKHVGPRYDSDQKPVLEMPDFKDLDSVIENGKVWKERLAQVRRWLDRISSAKQDILKTPGKWEEELASRIRAVGHANVKADMLTQDSPLVLIRNFEAFGVEAKQLEGRLIDIEGNNLSTHPHLVQDSPSISINSQDGIIKAALSLGLAAGRDKNDLDFAYKNIPTSALAETVQADGKPLLGGGSIDFKITGDLNAVDSDLLGEATFKDVNLMVAGSQVNLNGMELPIHIRGPIDSPSIKMDTDFLQNALKQAGKKKLLEKAGEELGIDLGDDTSSEGLKKAAEGLLGGFLNKKKDE; this is encoded by the coding sequence GTGTATGCAGCTGCATCGTTAGGGGCCTTTATTGGGTTTACCCCTGGGTTAGATCACTCGCCTGGACTCATCCTCTTCTGGTCATTCCTGCTATTGATCTTAAATGCCAACTTGTTCCTTGCTGGATTGATTGGGTTGCTCAGTAAGCTGATTTACCTCCTGACTTTGCCCGTCGCCTTTAGTCTGGGGCGTTTTCTGATCGAGGGGCCAACTCAAGGTCTCTTCAGTTCCTTGTACAACGGACCCGTCACGGCGTATTTCGGGTTGGATTACTACGTCGTACCAGGAGGTCAATTATTGGGGCTATTTGTGGGTATCGCCTTTGGCTATCTATTCTCCCGTGGGCTCAAGGGGTATCGCAACAAGATGGCCAAGCGCGAAAGTGAGCGTGAAGGGCCTTCCCAGAAAAAGGCCTGGGTCAAAACCATGGAGTTTATCTTTGTCGGAAAGAAAAGTAAGAAGAGCTATGACGATTTCTTGGCACGTAAGGTTGGGTACCCGATTCGGGTGCTCGGTCTCATTATCGTCGTGGTGTTTGGCTGTATTCTTTACGGTGCAACCATACTATTTTCCGATGCAGTGATCGCATCCATGGCTCGGGACGGATTGTCTAATGCGAATGGAGCTACTGTGGACCTGGAGAGCGTTAATCTGAACCTCGACGAAGGAAAGCTCGAGCTCCTGGGGATTGCCTTTGCTGACCCCAATAATTTGGAAACAGATATCATGCGGGCCAAACGGATCGTGGCCGATGTCAGCGCGGCTGATATTCTTCGTAAGCGCTTTTCAATGGATAAGTTGGTGGTGGATACTGCGACCTCTGGAGAATCAAGGTCATCACCTGGAAAACATGTAGGCCCACGCTACGACAGTGATCAGAAACCAGTGTTGGAAATGCCGGACTTCAAAGATCTGGATAGTGTGATCGAGAATGGAAAAGTCTGGAAAGAACGCTTGGCTCAAGTCCGTCGTTGGCTTGATCGTATTTCATCGGCCAAGCAAGACATTCTAAAAACGCCTGGCAAATGGGAAGAGGAGCTGGCGAGTCGTATTCGTGCGGTCGGTCATGCCAATGTAAAAGCGGACATGCTCACTCAGGATAGCCCTTTGGTTCTCATTCGGAATTTTGAAGCTTTTGGTGTGGAAGCCAAGCAACTTGAGGGTCGTCTTATCGATATTGAAGGCAACAATCTGTCGACACACCCGCATTTGGTGCAAGATAGCCCGTCTATTTCTATTAATTCACAAGATGGTATTATCAAAGCTGCCCTGTCACTTGGCTTGGCTGCGGGGCGCGATAAAAACGACCTCGATTTTGCGTACAAAAACATTCCCACCAGCGCACTAGCCGAAACGGTGCAAGCCGATGGAAAGCCGCTTCTAGGAGGTGGATCGATTGATTTCAAAATTACGGGCGATCTCAATGCCGTGGATTCCGACTTACTCGGGGAAGCGACTTTCAAAGATGTCAATCTGATGGTGGCTGGTTCTCAGGTAAATCTCAATGGAATGGAATTACCCATCCATATTCGTGGTCCGATTGATTCACCGAGTATCAAGATGGATACCGACTTCCTGCAAAACGCTCTCAAGCAAGCGGGAAAGAAGAAGTTGCTTGAAAAAGCCGGAGAAGAATTGGGAATCGATCTGGGCGATGATACCAGTAGTGAAGGGCTCAAGAAAGCAGCTGAAGGTTTGCTAGGTGGATTTCTGAACAAGAAGAAGGACGAGTAG
- a CDS encoding sugar phosphate isomerase/epimerase: MDRRQFLKASSLGLAASAINPLPGFSKGPNEKRIYNAVKWTMIKGDMPVLDKFQMSIEAGFDGMSLMGHDWVTAKEVLKAQDKTGLPVHNVNDAYHWKVRLSDPDPSVRKQAKQDMQDTIRFANDVGADSILLVVGKVTDPVNENHDQVWERSTEAISDTLPLASRLGVRILFENVGNDFCYQPDLWNKYIDQFESPWVGAFYDIGNHHSRGGAAEWLRAVGHRIVKLDVKGHSTERKKNCDLFDGNVPWDKVREEIQRINFTGWATAEVSGGGLDRLTQVVERMNKALGIS, encoded by the coding sequence ATGGATAGGCGACAATTTCTTAAAGCAAGTAGTCTTGGACTAGCTGCAAGTGCGATCAACCCTTTGCCAGGATTCTCTAAAGGTCCCAATGAGAAGCGCATCTACAACGCAGTGAAGTGGACCATGATCAAAGGCGACATGCCAGTCCTCGACAAATTTCAGATGTCCATAGAAGCTGGCTTCGACGGCATGTCTCTTATGGGGCATGACTGGGTCACCGCGAAAGAGGTCTTAAAAGCTCAGGACAAAACGGGGCTACCCGTGCACAACGTCAATGACGCCTACCACTGGAAGGTTCGTCTCAGCGATCCAGACCCAAGTGTGCGCAAACAAGCCAAACAAGATATGCAAGACACCATCCGTTTTGCGAATGATGTGGGGGCCGATTCCATTCTACTGGTGGTTGGAAAGGTGACCGATCCAGTAAATGAAAACCATGACCAGGTATGGGAGCGATCCACTGAAGCGATCAGCGATACCTTACCCCTAGCCTCTCGATTGGGCGTACGCATTCTTTTCGAAAACGTAGGCAATGATTTCTGTTACCAGCCAGATCTTTGGAATAAATACATCGATCAATTTGAAAGCCCTTGGGTGGGAGCCTTCTACGATATTGGAAACCACCACAGTCGCGGAGGTGCCGCCGAATGGCTTAGAGCGGTGGGTCATCGCATTGTGAAGCTCGACGTGAAAGGTCACTCCACCGAACGAAAGAAGAATTGTGATCTATTTGATGGCAATGTCCCCTGGGATAAGGTCCGAGAAGAGATCCAGCGCATCAACTTTACCGGCTGGGCAACAGCAGAGGTATCCGGTGGAGGACTTGACCGGTTAACCCAAGTGGTTGAGCGCATGAATAAGGCGCTGGGGATTAGCTAA
- the allB gene encoding allantoinase AllB, whose protein sequence is MAEFDTVILSGKLVTPDGEIEKDLGILDGKIATIESGLSGQGATEIDASADIVIPGIIDSHVHINEPGNTDWEGFDTGSKAALAGGVTCLFDMPLNSIPTTVDLDGLQKKLERAQANCRCDFALYGGLIPGNQDQLEALYKAGVIAFKGFMSNSGLEEFPCVDAEELKKGMETIAKLPGMRLALHAEDNELTGRLGQQCVDSGQTSYQDFLDSRPIEAELLAIQCAIEISKETNCPIHIVHVSCAEGIDLITEAKEQDVDITVETCPHYFALNSSILETVGPLAKCAPPLRNASAVEALRFKLRKGEFDTIGSDHSPCPESMKNGNTFFDAWGGISSLQHAAVISYSILKDDLNLSLSDISKLLSSNPAARFNLPNKGSIALGKDADLAIIDFNDSQAIRREQLHYKNPHSPYLGMTFPMQVKQTMVRGRSVYDQGTFSEELRGQFTRSEK, encoded by the coding sequence ATGGCAGAATTCGACACAGTCATTCTCAGCGGTAAACTCGTAACGCCCGACGGAGAGATTGAAAAGGATCTAGGCATTCTCGATGGCAAGATTGCTACCATAGAATCAGGACTGTCTGGCCAAGGTGCCACGGAGATCGATGCAAGCGCTGACATTGTCATACCAGGAATCATCGATAGCCATGTCCACATCAACGAACCAGGCAATACAGATTGGGAGGGTTTTGATACGGGCTCGAAAGCAGCCTTGGCTGGCGGAGTTACCTGTCTTTTCGACATGCCCCTCAATTCGATTCCGACAACGGTCGACTTGGATGGCTTGCAGAAAAAGTTGGAAAGAGCTCAGGCTAACTGTCGCTGTGACTTCGCGCTCTATGGAGGATTAATTCCGGGCAACCAGGATCAACTCGAAGCCCTGTACAAGGCAGGTGTCATCGCATTCAAAGGATTCATGTCAAACAGCGGACTGGAAGAATTTCCCTGTGTTGATGCGGAGGAACTGAAGAAAGGTATGGAGACAATCGCCAAGCTTCCTGGCATGCGATTGGCGCTACATGCGGAAGATAATGAGCTCACCGGACGACTGGGTCAGCAGTGTGTCGATTCAGGTCAAACAAGCTACCAGGACTTCCTCGACTCACGCCCTATCGAAGCTGAGCTCTTAGCTATTCAGTGCGCCATTGAGATTTCAAAAGAAACAAATTGCCCCATTCATATTGTCCACGTCAGTTGTGCAGAAGGAATTGACCTGATTACCGAGGCGAAAGAACAAGACGTAGATATCACGGTAGAAACCTGCCCTCATTACTTTGCCTTGAATAGTTCCATCTTAGAAACCGTTGGACCTCTGGCCAAGTGTGCACCTCCCTTGCGTAATGCATCTGCCGTGGAGGCTTTACGCTTCAAGTTGCGTAAGGGTGAGTTCGATACCATTGGTTCAGATCACTCTCCGTGTCCTGAAAGCATGAAAAACGGGAATACCTTTTTTGATGCCTGGGGCGGAATTTCCAGCCTACAGCATGCAGCTGTGATCAGCTATAGTATATTAAAGGATGACCTGAACCTAAGCCTGAGCGACATCTCTAAACTTCTAAGTTCAAATCCAGCCGCACGATTCAATCTCCCCAACAAAGGAAGCATCGCCCTTGGCAAGGATGCCGACTTAGCGATCATTGATTTCAATGATAGCCAAGCCATCAGAAGAGAACAGCTTCACTATAAAAATCCGCACTCCCCTTACCTGGGAATGACTTTCCCCATGCAAGTGAAGCAGACAATGGTTAGAGGGCGATCGGTATACGACCAAGGGACTTTCAGCGAAGAGCTCAGAGGGCAATTTACACGTTCTGAGAAATAA
- the uraH gene encoding hydroxyisourate hydrolase — translation MSGKLSTHVLDTKNGTPAEGVIIDLFELIEGKEVHIKSTQTNADGRTDELLLDGEAMRAGDFKLIFHIGDYFYDSADEAPFLSSVPVQFRINDAGAGYHVPLLASPWSYSMYRGS, via the coding sequence GTGAGCGGAAAATTAAGTACCCACGTATTAGATACAAAAAACGGGACTCCAGCTGAAGGAGTTATAATCGATCTATTTGAACTGATTGAAGGAAAAGAAGTTCATATCAAATCGACCCAAACCAACGCCGATGGAAGAACCGACGAACTCTTGCTGGATGGAGAAGCGATGCGCGCAGGTGATTTCAAACTCATCTTCCATATTGGTGATTATTTCTACGATTCAGCCGATGAGGCACCGTTCTTAAGTTCCGTCCCCGTTCAGTTTCGCATCAACGATGCCGGAGCCGGCTATCACGTCCCCCTACTCGCGTCACCCTGGAGCTATAGCATGTATCGAGGCAGTTGA
- the uraD gene encoding 2-oxo-4-hydroxy-4-carboxy-5-ureidoimidazoline decarboxylase encodes MELSSLNELDQTALTKALADIFEHSPWIPKETWSARPFDSIEDLHDKLCKTLDASDSPHKLDLIRAHPDLAGKLAISGELTDFSTAEQASAQLDQLTVEQFERMSRLNQQYKDKFGFPFIICVKEHTQSSIFEHFEERVDNDANAEQEAALYQIKRIAWHRLNDLIQ; translated from the coding sequence ATGGAACTAAGTTCTCTAAACGAATTGGATCAAACGGCTCTCACCAAAGCCCTCGCCGATATCTTTGAACACTCACCCTGGATTCCCAAGGAAACATGGTCTGCGCGCCCATTTGACTCCATCGAGGATTTGCATGATAAGCTCTGCAAGACCTTGGATGCCTCCGATTCCCCCCACAAACTGGACCTCATTCGGGCTCACCCGGACTTGGCTGGAAAGCTGGCTATATCGGGCGAGCTGACCGATTTCTCCACCGCCGAACAAGCCTCCGCTCAACTGGACCAGCTAACAGTCGAGCAATTTGAACGCATGTCCAGACTCAACCAGCAGTATAAAGACAAATTTGGATTCCCGTTTATCATCTGCGTTAAAGAGCACACTCAGTCTAGCATCTTCGAACACTTTGAAGAACGCGTAGACAATGATGCCAATGCGGAACAGGAAGCCGCCCTTTACCAAATCAAGCGGATAGCCTGGCACCGTTTGAATGATTTAATCCAATAA